ttgcttcTTACAGCTTTTAGCATTCAGttaatttaatacatttagctagccgtttgctacttttagcttgttttgctatttttaggtttttaggtAGTATTTTAGGGTTTTAGCTAACAAATGTGctacttttgatttttgctaatgtttttctccctttttatcttttatttttttagctttaaaaactcagttttggCTTCTTCAACAAACTTCAGCAAAGATGTTCACccctcagcattcacattgcatttttgCAAATTAACTAGTTTTAGTTCTCTGtttaagaaaagacaaaacatgattattatgtatttatttatttatttttactaaatgtGAACCCCTGAACTCTTTAGGAACATGTTTATGTGCTACACTGAAATATTTAGTGCAGACCTCTAGTTTTTATGAGCCCCAGTCAAAATCAAGAGTGAAGACCTAAACTTAACTAAAATGCTAAattcctttcatttctttttatatccCTTCATTCACAGGACAGTCAGGCTGTGCCTTTGTCCAACATAAACAGTGTGACAGCTGAGGCAAATCCTGGAAAGATGACACGTCGTCTCTGTTTCCAGGATGAGTTACCTGCAGGGACTTCTGAGAGCACTTCAGAACCAGGTCCCACTATgcacatatattttaaaataagcatcTTTTTGGACATCGATTCATTGACTATTTGCCTTTAGCAGATAGTGTAAAAGAAAGTCCCTCAAACAGCTACAGGAGACTACGATCCATCTCCATTCTCACAGACTGTGCAGGTGGGTGGCTGTTTTGCTCTAATCTGATCAGAAAATgggttttgtctttattaattAGCCAAAACATAATCCTTGTTTAAATGTATAATGACAGGAAACGATCTGAACATGGCTTGTGAACGAGCTCGAGTGACTATAGATGAAGCGCCACCGAGTCCTGTCACTCagaaagtatgtttttttttctttctgtggtaGTTCTCCTCTTTACGCCGAGGTGTTCGTTCAGATGTCAGACATTAATCCAACATCTACTGCTCCTTATGCTGCTGCTTGTCTGGTCTTCACGTAGAAGCCTTTCTCCTGTGTCTCTCTAGTCTAGTCTGAAGAAAAATGTGACAATGCAGCCCACACCGTCTGAAGTGTTGCACTATACTGACAGTGGAGGGCAGTCTGACGCTATTCACCTCAGTAAAAGTAGCACAATCCTCCAGGCTGCTAAGAAGGACCTGCAGGAAATCATCCAACTGCAGGTAAATATGTCAGTGTTAATTgtacatttgtttctttaaaaatccatattttaacGGGATGTTTAATAAGGAAAAGTAGAACAGAAGCTTCACATTAGAAAAGCAGTCCTTTTACGTTGTTGTTCACGTTTCTTTTGCAGGACCCTAGTCTGCTTGAGGGCAGAGTGACCCTTCATCATGTTAAAGCCGGCTCTGTTGTAGCTCGTCAAGGAGATCAGGTTAGGAcaacaaattacaaaacaattacAAGCTCCCTTCTCAGTTTTATTACTCTGATATGAAAGATTCATCCATTTTTGGCATCTTTATTcaaattattgacatttttcagCCTAGCTGGTCTCCATCCAAGGAGAATTCTTTTGGAGATTTTAAACCTTTCTTGAAATAATTTCTTACCTGGGACTTGATTAGTTAATGTGTACTTGAGactcatgttttaatttttcataagATTTGAACAGATTCTgaataaaagatgatttttatcAATCAAacacttcagtcagttttttttctttcttaagcTTGTTCAACTACTTCTTCTTGTGGCTTCTGTCAACAGGGAAAACCTAAAATGTACAGATTGTAATTTTGGAcatgaataaacacaaactttaaaaatatttggattCAGTGCAGTCAAACTGTCAAATCTTTGCTTCTAATTTAGTTTGTCCCGTCTCTGTGTTTGTAGGAGGTGAGCATCCACTTCGTGATTTCAGGCCTCCTACATGTTTACCAGCGGATGATTGACCGGGAAGAAGATACGCGTCTGTTTGTGACACACCCCGGAGAGCTTGTCGGTCAGCTTGCCGTCTTGACTGGGGAGCCTCTCATATTTACTGTGCGCGCCCAGCGAGACTGCAGCTTCCTCTCCATTTCGAAAACCCACTTCTACGAGTGAGTCATGTGGACACAGTCAATATACAGTCACTGTGCAGCATGTGCAACattatgtttaaattttaaatgtgatattttacaCCCTACACTTTAAGTGCATAATTACATCTAACCAAAACTATTTTAAGTGAATAATGAAATGATTTGGCGTCTTCTTTTCCCTCCCTTTTTGAATGGATTTTTGTTCATTCCTCAGGATAATGCGCGCGGAGCCAAAAGTAGTCCTGAATGTTGCCCACACAGTGTCCAGGAGGATGTCATTTTTTATCAGACAGATAGACTTTGCTCTTGATTGGATGGCTGTGGAAGCTGGCAGGGCTGTTTACAGGTATTCTGCTGtgaacttttgtttgttgtgcagACAATATTGACTGTATGCATATAGAACGCAACAATGTGACTTTGCTAAATGAAAGCTCTCCACCACATATTTCTTTAGGCAGGGAGAAAAATCCGACAGTACTTTCATAGTCCTGAGTGGTCGACTGCGTTCTGTGATCATGAAGGAGGACGGCAAGAAGGAGATGATTGGAGAGTATGGACGTGGTGACCTGATTGGAGTGGTAAGGACCTTGGCAGAAAGGAGTAAGGCAGTGAATATCGTGTGGAAAATCTTATCTATATGACTTACTATCCgaattctgcatttttttcccatgtaaataaaaagtctgcTAATTTATAAATTAACAAGAAAAGATTATTCATCAAGTCATTTATCAGTTTAACAGAAAATCCACTTAgtgtatttgattttaaagactACCAGTGTGCTTCCCTGAATTATGTTAGGTCTGCTGCACATCTTGCtagatgtttaatttttaattatttttaggaaaaaaacccactcccTTTAATTTCctgcaaagtaaaataaagtaaagtatCCATCTAtctaaaagaaggaaacaaacagatcatATTTGACTATGCAAATCAGTTTTGTGCGCAGCAGAAAATCTATCTTTTGTTAAggactttttttaatattgcacAAAACCAATTAAAGTAGAACCGGCAAAGAAGAGTAGTTTTTCTCACCAGGTGCATTCACTTCTGCTGAGGTTTGTGGCTGTCCTTTAAATGGCTCAGAGTTACGGAAATGGTTACGGCTTCCATAACTGACACAATTGTGCATAAAATCTCCTGATCATCCAatgaatatctttttaaaaatgcaatttctttcACTTATATTTCAAAAGAATACAAAACTTGTTTGCAAACTCTGCCTACTCGGCACGTCTCTTCAACCGTGTAAATGGCATAAAGCCATTGATGGGCGAAACAAATTGGGGTAAAATCCCAATTTAATCTGAACAGGCTAACAGGAAAAACCACCTCATCCTATATTTTGTTGAAGCTGAGctcaaaaaatgaaattaactcCTGGTCATAAATGACTGACTAACCTAACTCCAGATTATAGGAAGGTAACAACTTTATTATGTCAAGTCAAGCCATAGTATTAAAAAGTAGTActcctttttaaaagaatgcCATAGATACTGTCAGTGTTCAGTTAATTTATCCTAGAATCACGACCAGGCCACATTGCTGTGTGGTTCTGCGGGTTAGATTTGGTAAAACTATTATTAAACCTCTGAGGTTTGATTAAGACCTGGTGGAGATCAGGAAATTTTTTGAATGGCCTTTAGACTTGAAACTGAATACACATACAGTTTTATCAAAGCCTCTTTAAAGAACGCCATTCAGTAGGATTTTGTATTGTTTCAAAAGCTCCACAATGAATTTGgactgataagaaaaaaaaagtgcagatgtTGAACAAGTGCCTAATAATTTTTGCAGAGTAAAAGATATTTCTTTGTGTTGGCCTTGATGGATTAAAGTCTGAAATAGATACTAATCCCAGTAGTGcacatattttgacattttgacaaTCTTTGTAGAAAAACAAAGGCAGCTAGTTTTACTCACCTACTTTTTCACTGGCTGTCTCTTACTTGGTGCTTCTAATAATACCTGGGTTGACGGATGCTATGGTTACTGCTACTTGGAGGAGGAAATCTGCCATTGTTGTGATAATGAAAGATGATTGTCATAGGAGTCCAAATCTAGGAAATATTTAGTCATGCTATGTTGACGTCAGCTCTGAATGATGAGATGGATGCATCCCATTTATAGCTCTTCATTTAATCtctgatctttttttctgtttccacacTGGTATCGCTGGAACATTACAGAACTTCTTAACAGATAAAGTTCATCGAAAAGCAGAACCCATTTAAATTGGAGACATTTTGAGCTCTATTTTTACAAGCTTAGTAAACAGCTATTTTTCCATATAAACCCATATTCCTGAAAGGAAAATATAACTGAGCACTTAAAGCTAAAGACCATttctgaacagatttggatCACTTTTGGCAACTTGTGCCAAATATAATGGACATTTAACCGTTTCATTAACATAAAGACTTGAATGTCCTCTATAGACAATGCtatgatgtttttgctttgacGGAGTGCCAACATGTTTTAATTCTTCACGATCTCTGCTTGCACTTGCTGTATCTCCTCAATATATGGCTGGAAAAACCTTTAGTCTTAgccttattttaaaatcagcagtttttagaGCAAATCTGCAAAGCAATtgtcagaaaaactgaaatttctGATTTGTCCTCTTTGctgattttgattaaactgtgttggaaatgactcaaTCCATTCCTATTGTAGCTCAACATTGGCAGGGTCTATTTTTGGTTTAGAGCGACTTAACATTCATTTGGTTGCCCATGGTATTCTATAATGACAAgctttttggatgtttttaccAGACGGTAACTTTTTGTCGTCTGACCAAGTGAGCACTTTTGCAGGTGGAAGCGTTGACCCATCAGAACAGAGCCACCACTGTGCACGCCGTCCGAGATTCTGAGCTGGCCAAACTACCAGAGGGGGCGCTCACCTCCATCAAAAGGAAGTTCCCGCAGGTATTCAAAAGGATCtaacattaacttttaaatttatCACACATAAAACGAGAAATCAGTTCAAAAGTATGTTTTTGGGAAAGCTTGTGTgcataaactgaatttaataaaaGGTCCCTGTGCAGCCAGAAGATGGCTGAAGTCCAtctaaacaacaaaactgataaaatgtttCTGCCTCTTAGGTAGTCACCAGGCTGATCCATTTACTTGGTCAGAAGATTCTCCAGCAGGTCAATGTTCCTCTATCAGGTCTGTACCTTCTGTTTTACGGCTCTTGCTGATTCTTTGGACTCTTTgggttgttttgatgttttatagtGTTTAATCAAACTCTGAGTGTTTAGTGAGAAGTTTACAATTCTGTAAAATATGTGTCCAGCTCGTAGTTTGGCACTCCACACTCCAGGAAGCAAGTGggatgcagaaaaacaagcctCCAACCTGTCCACTGTGACGGTTCTGCCCGTTTCTGAAGAGGTGCCTTTGACTGCCTTCACTCTGGAGCTGAAGCACGCTCTCCAGGCCATAGGTAAGCAATAATTATACAATAAATATACATGTTTACACTTCAGTAACTGTGTTTCCAAGTGATTGTCAAGCAAATTTGGAGCAAATACatgaaatattgtttaaatgcCCTTTAAGCAACCATACTTTACCTACTTGAAGCAAAAAGATGTGCAGATTTTTCTACAGTTTCACAAACTTGTGACCACTTTATCGCCTCTTGCTTAAACcgtcttgtttgttttcctgaattCCCTGAAAGCCCCGAAGCAGAAACATAAACAGATTAGATTCCTGGTAATCTtgtgccaaaaataaataagtccCTCTATGCTGTAACTGTTCTACACTACTTTGCTgattaattttagatttttgtgtgtATCTTTTTAATCTGATGTGTCTccaaagctgtgtgtgtgcatgcctATGACCTTTCAAGGTTTTGAGGAGCAAGTattatttcagaaacaaaaatatgttggGCATTTTGGGATTAACCGTCAGTGTGATCCGGTCACCCGCAGGACCCACACTGCTGCTGACTAGTGACATCATCAAACAGAGACTGGGAGCTGCAGCACTGGACAGGTATGTTTTATGAAACGTTGAAATTTTCTGCAAGATgtcaaaaactgaagaaagtgTTACACATTCCAGCtccagatgattttttttacaccccTTATTTTAACTTCAATAAATCCTTTGTCAATTCTTGCTAAGTTTGAGGAATATGTGAATATTAGGACTGATTCAGTCTTACTATTCAATTACAACACATTCATGTTTTTCTCAGCATGCAGCTAACTCAagatctgctgctttttgtggtCTTTCTGTcaacttcttttaaaatttattgtcaAGCACGTTTCACTGGCACCGCAGAAAAATGAATCgcttcatttcagtgttttattaatgGACTCTCGTTCCTTTTTAGTGTTCATGAATACCGCTTATCCAGCTGGCTGGGCCAACAAGAAGACATCCATCGCATAGTTCTTTACCAGACTGACTACACGCTGACCCCGTGGACCCAGAGGTGCATCCGTCAGGCTGACTGCATCATAATCGTGGGAGTAGGGGAGCAGGACCCTGCTGTTGGGGAGGTGAGCTGGAAAGAGTGGCCTACAGATAAAGAGAGGGAGGTGAAACTGAAAAAGGTTGTGGTTGGTTACAGAAAGATTGGAttgctttgtttattaaatcattttattacaCTGTTTAATTGCTGATCGTATTTTGAAACTAGGATACTCTAAATGTTCTGCATTTGAACAGTATCCACTTACCACACTTATGCTAGTTGGAGAAACTGAACATATATTTTCCATGAAATGATTGTTTGATTATTTCTACAAGTGCTTTGGGCCTTTGTCTTGCCATTTACTCAGgatggttaaaaagaaaaaatattaactaaGTAGCAGTTTTCTGCAAAGGAAACTCCTTCTGGACAGAACAGTCTGATGTGACAGTAATAATTGTGCAGAGCAGAGATCATCTTAGATTGCACATGGCCAACTTTAAGATAGATGGACTTCAGCGGCGGAGAAAAGGGACATATTTCAGTTCTGTGGTGCATTAATAGAAATctaaagctgcagctggagtAGACTCACTCAACAGAACTGAAAAGctgaagactttaaaaaatgaatatttggaAAGTCTGAGAGAGGTAGGTGGTGAGCTTTGAAAATTGGTAGCAACAGGTTAGCTGTCGTGGGGTTTTGGCTCCTTTTTATGTCGTTAATACAACTCAGTCTGCGTTTAGATACTGGAGTCTCTCAGAAAAGAGCCTTACACCAAAAGTTGTGTGTttagactgttttatttttaaaattttttacatGTGTTCACCTGCTAAAACGTGATTTGAACCGTGATTTCTCATTAGTGGTAGTAGAATGTTTTCTCAGTCCTCTGAATAATATATAAACAAGCCTGTTAGAAGAccataacaaaatattttaaagttttaatttgtagGCTGTGTTGGATTGAGAGAAAGCCCAACTCGTTAGCAATATACTCCTTCTGCAGAGATATGTAATGTGGGACTAATCCTCTGCAAGCCAGATGATCGTGAGCATTAAGATATTATCTCATTGTGCTGCGACTGTGGGTGACTAGCTGGCGAACAGCAATCGTGGGGGTGTCCAAAATGTGCCGGGATGTTCACAGGGCTTCTCAATTTCTTTATATGAGTGACAGAGGCTTGCAATCTTGTCATTTGAGTTTTATATGAGTGACAGTGGCTTGCAATCTTGTcatttgagttttaaatgtgttcaaaaacTTTGTATGACAatttttcctttcaaaatagTTGCAGATTTGTGTCGGGCATCTTAAATccctctgttttgtttctccaatGCATCTCAAGACTGCTCGAACTGTAATTTGACTTGGgagctgtcctctgacagaaaacatctgtggTTAAAGTCCAGGTTTAAAAACCGCACCGATGATGAagaataattattgaaaaactggtccaaagtgtgctccagtagattaaatcatgaaTGTGAGagcggctgccaaggtgggtacaaagtgagcCAAGGGTTTGATATAGGTGGaaatgggcaaaaaaataaagatgcacagccaagaatacagttttaagGTCTTCCACATGACGATATATATTCAAAATCTGGTTGCTCAGAACACAATCACAAGGCTTGTTGGTCATTCAGTTGCAAACAcagtttcagtgaaactgcaacaaaactttgtctgttttctcacaaCGTCCATCAAATCTGGATACGCCTATGGGATTTGATGACACAAAACATCTGCACATGCAATGATACAGACAAATGTGCAGAAATTATATAGACATTCGTGTCAACATGGACCAGACAATCAAAGAAATGGTTTCTATAATTTGAACATAATGTGGAATCCATGCTGCATATAAttgcagctatttttaaaaacaaatggtgACCTTAGCCAGTATTATGTGGTATTTCTATTAAAGTGGTCACTGCATATCCttgcattttataaaaatgcCTATTGACTGATATGAAGGTCAGTCCTAATTATTTTGCAGTTCAATCATGTTCAAATCCACATTTAACTGAAGAAGCGGCCAGACTGTTTTATCGGGGCTTGTATTTGAGCTCTTATCATACAGAATAaagaacagatggatggatgaaagaaAGACTACGTGTTAAAGTTCACATATGGCTAATGAAGGAAAGGTAATTGCCTTTAAcgtggggagaaaaaaatggttccTGTTTAACTGGAAATGGCGGATAAAATGGAAAGATGGATCAATATTTACTTTGGCTCAGAATGAGTCATAACTCTGGCTGGATTTTTATCTTTAAGGGCACACAAATTCTCACCTTGCTCGTACACTAAACCTTCAGCAGTGGGGGAGAAAAGGCCTATTGATTAGTAAATAAATCTGACCATCCTCAaactgttttcctctttaaaataaaaagacatttgaaaatGGAACGTGTGAAGAAATAACCTCAAACTCaacctttcctttttcttctcaaTGGGATATccagatttagtttttaatataacattaaaaacattggAGTTAAATAGTTTTAGTCTCTGGGAGGAAATTTAAGGATCTGAAAAATACCTTGTGCACAAAATCCTGTGGAATTGATCTGGTATTTATCCTTTTGAAAACCTGTAATTGTTTCTTAACATGAACAAGAAACTGCAACTGCGTGTACGCATAAAAGTTCCAGTTTTgtgctaatgttttttttctagtggccaatttttttcttttagtattttttcatGTTAGGTTCTCTGCCAGCATTACACAGGAGAAACTCTGATGGataaaaggcaaataaaaaatgttctcaaaCATCTGTGCTCAATGCCCTCCCCCTTAGTTCGAGCGTATGTTGGAGGGAAGTGCAGTGCGAGCCCAGAAGCAGCTGGTCCTGTTGCACAGAGAAGATGGTCCGCCGCCCCAGGGGACCGTGCACTGGCTCAACATGCGAAGCTGGATCTCCAGACACCTCCACCTCTCCTGTCCCCGAAGGGTCTTCTCTAAAAGGAGCCTTCCTAAGCTggttggaataaaaataaaaaaaaattaccgaAAACGTTTTATCTGTTGATCAAAGCAGTTTGCATAGTCCCATTTGATTAATCTACTCTTAGACTGAGCTTTAGGTGTGCTCCTTGGCTCTACATAATTATTATAGATAGtcactctttctctctttttattacaattagtctgttttttttcttttgcagttgGAACTGTACCAAAGAGTGTTTGAGAAGCCAGCAGACCGCCACTCTGACTTTTCCCGTCTGGCTCGCATCCTCACAGGCAATGCCATTGCTCTTGTTCTTGGAGGAGGAGGGGCCAGGTAACATTTAACTGACtttatttaactcattttaCATTGTATcccacttctttctttttcatgttttttttttttttccttttatcctCCTACATCAGGGGTTGCTCCCAGGTAGGAATCATGCGAGCGCTCTGTGAGGCCGGCATCCCGGTGGACCTAATTGGTGGTACTTCAGTAGGCGCCCTGATGGGGGCACTATATGCTGAGGACCGCAGCCACAGCCGCATGAGGATTAGGGCCAGAGAGTGGGCAATGGTGAGAGTCAAAGCAGCAGGAACACTAATTTTGcttcagactttttaaataactaaatgaaATTATGAATCCACCAGCAGGgaattgttgtgttttgtgggAGCTGAACAACTCAGTCCATTTGATTCTCTTCTATATCAAACGTTACTTTATAAAATTGACTGGATTTTGCTTTGTActtctgaaaacaaatattgaaaCTTGAACATTGTTTGTTCCCATTTTGCTCTTTCTATAGGAAATGACTTCCAGGTTTAGGAAAGCTCTGGATTTCACATATCCATATGCCTCCATGTTTACCGGTGCTGCTTTCAACTCTGGCATCAGCAATGTGTTCAAGAGCAAACAGATCGAGGTGAGCTAAATGACTTCTGCCTTACCAcatctaaaagaataaaaactaggAGTAGAAGTTGTTGCAGACAAACACCGTCCCTTTACGGACCATGAACTGGTATTATTATCCGTTTTGATGTAATGTTTTCTAATGGCAGGACCTTTGGATCACTTATTTTAACATTACTACTGACATCACTGCATCAGCTATGAGAGTACACACTGATGGTAAGTATTggttttcttattaaaaaaggCATTCAGcctgtgtttgggtgttttcatttgaatggATAGTGTttcaaatttaactttaaaggatttcctgtttgctgtttgaGGTTCTTTGTGGCGGTATGTCCGTGCCAGCATGTCTCTGTCGGGCTATCTGCCTCCTCTCTGTGATCCCAAAGATGGGCACCAGCTGATGGATGGAGGCTACATCAACAACCTGCCTGGtatgtttaattaaactgtAATCCTTTAAAAAGGATATATAAAATTAGGATTATTTATCTCTGGACAATGTAAGGTTGAATgcatgtatttctttttaacttttatttttttgttttttttgctccctCCCAGCTGATGTGGCGCGCTCCATGGGGGCCAAAGTGGTGATTGCTATTGACGTGGGCAGCCGCGATGAAACCAACCTCACTAATTACGGTGACTCTCTCTCAGGCTGGTGGGTGCTATGGAAACGCTTCAACCCCCTGGCTGAGAAAGTGAAGGTGATGAATCGATTAACAAATGAGACGCAACAAACTGCGCcaggatgtttaaaaaaataaaaataaatcaagccTATGAATAGCAATGAAAGCATTTTTAGAGCTGCCATTTATTGATGCACAAGTTTGCTTCTGCAGGTGCTGAACATAGCAGAGATCCAGTCTCGGCTGGCCTACGTGTGCTGTGTGAGGCACCTGGAGTCTGTGAAGAACAGCGACTACTGCGAGTACATCAGGCCTCCGATTGACAGATACCGCACTCTGGAGTTTGACAAGTTTGATGAAATAGCTGTAAGttgaagacatttatttttttcttcattcagtTTGATCCATAAATGCTTTAGAGATGTtgatttcagaaagaaaattaaaacaaacatttcttaaaagaaGGCTTATTACCCACTTCTCTTCATGCCTTGTGTGATCTGCTGGTGGGGAtaactcacagctactaccacaccaaatttttgtccaatatctgtaaagttgagtgagttttaggcatttttgtgtttgcgaaggctgattagctgaaatggccattttaaaatggtTGTAATCAATTTTACATGTGCATCCAGGaattgttttctgagagtttcattaaaatctgtctagtggttcatgagatattttgcctaaaaacacacaaagacacaagtaATTTCTCactcacctgcctttcatgatGGTGGGCGACTAAAAAATCAACACGTTCTCCACATGTCGGGTGGCTTCTTTTTA
Above is a genomic segment from Kryptolebias marmoratus isolate JLee-2015 linkage group LG14, ASM164957v2, whole genome shotgun sequence containing:
- the pnpla7a gene encoding patatin-like phospholipase domain-containing protein 7a isoform X2, with product MECAAEDGDLCQWPSSESTTTPFNRYVTEQTWDKMLMTSRSVLKERVQQFVEERMQTTMVTGVLIGAAFAVILIGIVVFFLYRKFKLAREQQPGVPRYRFRKRDKVLFYGRKIMRKVQTLSSTPPSSSSSISKQPQRIRKRTKVLSIARKILRIRKDPPTLQHKEPPPSLLEADLTEFDVQSSNLPSEVLYMLKNVRVLGHFEKPLFLELCRHMVFVELQEGEVLFRPGDDDDSIYVVQDGRLELCIQDNDGTESVVKDVLPGDSVHSLLSILDIITGYPAPYKTVSTRAATRSTILRLPASAFESVFKKYPETLVRVIQIIMVRLQRVTLLALHNYLGLTTELFNPDSQAVPLSNINSVTAEANPGKMTRRLCFQDELPAGTSESTSEPDSVKESPSNSYRRLRSISILTDCAGNDLNMACERARVTIDEAPPSPVTQKSSLKKNVTMQPTPSEVLHYTDSGGQSDAIHLSKSSTILQAAKKDLQEIIQLQDPSLLEGRVTLHHVKAGSVVARQGDQEVSIHFVISGLLHVYQRMIDREEDTRLFVTHPGELVGQLAVLTGEPLIFTVRAQRDCSFLSISKTHFYEIMRAEPKVVLNVAHTVSRRMSFFIRQIDFALDWMAVEAGRAVYRQGEKSDSTFIVLSGRLRSVIMKEDGKKEMIGEYGRGDLIGVVEALTHQNRATTVHAVRDSELAKLPEGALTSIKRKFPQVVTRLIHLLGQKILQQVNVPLSARSLALHTPGSKWDAEKQASNLSTVTVLPVSEEVPLTAFTLELKHALQAIGPTLLLTSDIIKQRLGAAALDSVHEYRLSSWLGQQEDIHRIVLYQTDYTLTPWTQRCIRQADCIIIVGVGEQDPAVGEFERMLEGSAVRAQKQLVLLHREDGPPPQGTVHWLNMRSWISRHLHLSCPRRVFSKRSLPKLLELYQRVFEKPADRHSDFSRLARILTGNAIALVLGGGGARGCSQVGIMRALCEAGIPVDLIGGTSVGALMGALYAEDRSHSRMRIRAREWAMEMTSRFRKALDFTYPYASMFTGAAFNSGISNVFKSKQIEDLWITYFNITTDITASAMRVHTDGSLWRYVRASMSLSGYLPPLCDPKDGHQLMDGGYINNLPADVARSMGAKVVIAIDVGSRDETNLTNYGDSLSGWWVLWKRFNPLAEKVKVLNIAEIQSRLAYVCCVRHLESVKNSDYCEYIRPPIDRYRTLEFDKFDEIAEVGYQHGKTVFDVWGRSGVVDKMLKDRHQEDFHNIQRKSNVLTCPNASFTDLAEIVSRIEPVKPALMDG
- the pnpla7a gene encoding patatin-like phospholipase domain-containing protein 7a isoform X1, translating into MECAAEDGDLCQWPSSESTTTPFNRYVTEQTWDKMLMTSRSVLKERVQQFVEERMQTTMVTGVLIGAAFAVILIGIVVFFLYRKFKLAREQQPGVPRYRFRKRDKVLFYGRKIMRKVQTLSSTPPSSSSSISKQPQRIRKRTKVLSIARKILRIRKDPPTLQHKEPPPSLLEADLTEFDVQSSNLPSEVLYMLKNVRVLGHFEKPLFLELCRHMVFVELQEGEVLFRPGDDDDSIYVVQDGRLELCIQDNDGTESVVKDVLPGDSVHSLLSILDIITGYPAPYKTVSTRAATRSTILRLPASAFESVFKKYPETLVRVIQIIMVRLQRVTLLALHNYLGLTTELFNPDSQAVPLSNINSVTAEANPGKMTRRLCFQDELPAGTSESTSEPDSVKESPSNSYRRLRSISILTDCAGNDLNMACERARVTIDEAPPSPVTQKSSLKKNVTMQPTPSEVLHYTDSGGQSDAIHLSKSSTILQAAKKDLQEIIQLQDPSLLEGRVTLHHVKAGSVVARQGDQEVSIHFVISGLLHVYQRMIDREEDTRLFVTHPGELVGQLAVLTGEPLIFTVRAQRDCSFLSISKTHFYEIMRAEPKVVLNVAHTVSRRMSFFIRQIDFALDWMAVEAGRAVYRQGEKSDSTFIVLSGRLRSVIMKEDGKKEMIGEYGRGDLIGVVEALTHQNRATTVHAVRDSELAKLPEGALTSIKRKFPQVVTRLIHLLGQKILQQVNVPLSARSLALHTPGSKWDAEKQASNLSTVTVLPVSEEVPLTAFTLELKHALQAIGPTLLLTSDIIKQRLGAAALDSVHEYRLSSWLGQQEDIHRIVLYQTDYTLTPWTQRCIRQADCIIIVGVGEQDPAVGEFERMLEGSAVRAQKQLVLLHREDGPPPQGTVHWLNMRSWISRHLHLSCPRRVFSKRSLPKLLELYQRVFEKPADRHSDFSRLARILTGNAIALVLGGGGARGCSQVGIMRALCEAGIPVDLIGGTSVGALMGALYAEDRSHSRMRIRAREWAMEMTSRFRKALDFTYPYASMFTGAAFNSGISNVFKSKQIEDLWITYFNITTDITASAMRVHTDGSLWRYVRASMSLSGYLPPLCDPKDGHQLMDGGYINNLPADVARSMGAKVVIAIDVGSRDETNLTNYGDSLSGWWVLWKRFNPLAEKVKVLNIAEIQSRLAYVCCVRHLESVKNSDYCEYIRPPIDRYRTLEFDKFDEIAEVGYQHGKTVFDVWGRSGVVDKMLKDRHQEDFHNIQRKSNVLTCPNASFTDLAEIVSRIEPVKPALMDEESDYHTDCEEEALESALSDMETYSHYGEHTEGEETPDTDEELEGSDTSRVTLLNNGHPPPAPDSPSEELTNQHVRSKQSVQ